Part of the Gracilinanus agilis isolate LMUSP501 unplaced genomic scaffold, AgileGrace unplaced_scaffold15981, whole genome shotgun sequence genome, gaggaggagggggaggagggggagagagcagAGGGTTAGTGGAAGCCTAGCCCCAAGCAGAAGGGGCCGATAGCCCCCATGCTCCCCAGGGTCAGAGCCAGCCAAGCTGACATCTGGCCTTCCCCTCTCTGCCACCCACTCCTGGAATGGTGCTGGCTGAGGCTAGAGGAAGACAGGATGGGGCAGACCACAGGCCTGCCCATCTGAGGGAATGAATGCTGGTAGGAGGCCCTtctgggggaaggagaggagggagggtcGAAGACCCCCAAAGGCCAGTCTTGGCCtatcctcccccacctccccccatcCCCGAGTTCTGAGGACTCCGCGGGCCCTGAGTGCCCAGGCAGCCAGAGTTGATAGCGCCCTGGGTGGCTGAGTTGCCTGCAACCCCAAGTTGTCTATCCCTCTCCCGAGACAGGGGTAGgtcgggggtggggtggggtggggcgcAGGTACAAGGGACTGTGCACGTGTCCAGCTCCCAACTGTCACAACTGTTGTTGTTCAGAGGGACAGGGGGAGGTGGGCAGAGGGCAGATGGCAGAGGGCCCACCCCTCTGGCTCCCTGGCCTCACCTCGGGCCTGTTCTGGCTCAGGGGAGGGCTGGAGCTCCGGGTGCCACCAACTGGGGGAAGGCCATCGTCTCCGGCTCTGGTCCCATCAGCCTCACCCtcatcatcctcttcctcctccagcaTCTCCTCTGCCTCAGTGGGCACCGGGCCCCGGGCTCTCTTTGGCTCCAGCTCCTCCCTGGTGAGGTCTGTGCGCTCCCCCTTCCGCCGCCGCCTCTTTTCGGGAGCCCGGTTCCGCCCTCGGGCACCTTGCCTGTCGGCCTTCTCCAGCTGAGGGTGGGACAAGCAGCAGAGGGAGGTTGGTGGCCGTGAGCAGCCCAGTCTCCCCAAGCTCCCTGGCCCTCTGGCCCTCACCTCAATCAGTGTGCGGAGCCGGGGTAGGTCTGGGGGGCGGCCTGCCTGCAGGAGCTGCCAGATGCTGTGGTTCTCGTCCAAGGTCACCTCCAGGAGATCCCCTTCCATCATCAGCTCCTCCAGGGGTACCCGGGCTGCCTCAGGCAGCTCGAGCACAGGTCCTTCCAGGCGGGGCAGCAGTGAGGACAGCAGCTCCAGGTCTGCGGAGACAGGTATAGGAAGAGCTCAGCCCAGATGGGGTCCTGATCCCCGATTACCTCGGGCTGCCCAAGCCTTGAGACCCTTACCTGAGCTGCCCCCAGGACTGGCCTTCTCGGGGTTTTTCATGCCATCTCCGTTCTCCAAAGCCACCTGAGGCCAAAGCACACAgcgaaagagagaggaaggagtgagaagaaatcaaaggcgccaaggcccccccacccccacccccaagctgGGCACCCTGTGCCGGGGCATCACCTGAGGTTCATTCCTGCTACCATCTCTGCTCTCCCTGAGTGGGACCTGGGCCAGGCTGCCAGGCTGGGGGCGAGGGGTGGTTGGGGACCGGTGCAGTCGTTGCCGGAGCTCAGCCAGATGACCCAGCAGTGCTGACACATCCCTGGATGCCAGGGCCCGCCGGGCCCTACCCTGCCAGCCAATGGCCCGCTCGGTCAGGCACTGCAGGGCCTCGCCTTCAGGAAGTCGAACCGGCAGCTTCTGCAGGGCCACCAGGAGGGCTAAGATGGTTTCTAGGCGAGGTCGACGGGAGCGCATGCAAAGTGGGCAGAGGAATTTAGTGTCCCACTCCCACCAGGCCAGGGGAGCCGTGGGGGTGGGGCTCAGGGGCCGGAGCCCACTGAGGCGTGGGGCTGACACACAGCAGCCATGGAACCAGTCCCTGCACAGGTCACACTGTAGGGCCCCCTCACCCACTGGTGCCTGCCCGCACACACAGGATGGGGAATCAGGTGAGGGCAAAGCCAAGGGGGAGCCAGTGAGTTTGAGCTCTGATGGGCGTGGCTTGGTTGCGTTGGCACGGCGCAGATGTAAGatgccttccttctctttctgctcACCCTCCTTGAAGGCCAGGATCTGGActccagagaaagagataggCGGCAGTTGAGGAGGCTGAGCCAGCTCGACTGTCgtctccccgccccccccccccccccccccccccNNNNNNNNNNNNNNNNNNNNNNNNNNNNNNNNAGCCTGGGTCTCTGAGGTCCTGGGCAGACAAGCCCAAGAGCTCAGTGTCTGATCTGTAGAGGCCcagctccttctccctcttccatctGTCTCTCTTCATGCTCTCCGAGCCAGCATCTGCACACGGACACAGCACCTGGCCAGAGGTGAGGGTGAGGGCGAAGAAAACAAGAGTGAGGCCCAATGGACGGGGCGGCGTGCTGGGAGGAAGACGGAGAGAATGGCTTAGACCCTGCCTCACCTCAAGCAGAGTATAGCAGGAGTTTTTCTTGAGGAAGGTCTTGGAAGCTTTCTCCCGCCAGGAGTGGGCTGTCAGCACCTGCAACTCTagctgcctcagttcctcaaggCCCACAGGCAGGTCCCGGCCCACAGCCACCAGGCCCTCCAAGTCATCCAAGCATGGGTAGTGATCACCGTtctgaggaggagaaagaaactcTTCGGGTAGCCTTCTTGGCAGCACGGGACCAAAGGGCAGAGTTGGACAGCCTCCTCCCTCACCCACCCTAGCTGAGCCCCAGAGCCTCACCTGGATCTCATCCACGTCCGCAATCCAGGCCCGAGCCTTGCCAAGGGCCTCTTTCAGGGCCAGGATGTTGGGCAGGTGGACGGGGAGGTTCTCAGCCTCTCGGATTATGGCCTCGAGGGTGGCAGGAGGGTGTTTCTGCCTGGCAAGGGAAGCAGCAAGGGGTTATCGGGTCTGAGTCGGCAGTTAGGAGAGGTCTGGAGCCCCAAACAAAGGGGGACTCCGGAAAGGCTTCTAGAAATTTCGATGGACCCTGTCCAACCAGCTCTCAGCAGGGCGGGGGGCATGCTTGCGAGAGAGTACCTGGCCTCCAGGCAGAGATGGGCCTTCTCCTCCCAGCGCTCAGCAATGGCGAGCAGCTCCTGCAACTCGGCCCGGGCTTTATCCACAGCAGGGCTGGGTGCCACACCAGCTCCTGACACTAGCAGCCCTCGCATAACGGCCAAGGTGCCCCGCTGGGCTGGTGGTGCCAGGGCCCTCTTCACTTCATCCAGCCAGTGGGCCTGCTGCACCTGCAGCTTCAGCTGCCCAGCCTCAGGCACCTCCACACCCAGGAGATGAGCCTGTTCCAGCAGGCTGGGTAGGTGGCCCAGGCTGGCAGGCAGGGAGGCCAGAGCTGTCTGGGCCTGGGCCTGAAAAGCTTCCACCTGCTCCAGGATGCTCTGTGTtgggaaaggagggggagaggaaggcagAAGGGAGGGGTTGACTCTCCGACCCAAGGCCTGGCCTCACCTCCCCATggctgtctccaggcccagccaAAGGCATACCTGGGAGGGCTCCCTCCTCACCTTGACTTCGCCAAGCTGGTGCATGGCACAGGGCAGGCTGCTCATCTCCTCAATGAACTCCTGGAGCTCCTCCAAGGTCAGATGGGGGGGTGCTGCCCTAGGGACCCGGCGCTCCCCACCAGGCTCCATGCCCCCTGCCTCCCGACTGCTGACCAGCCTCAGAGCCCGGGAGACACAGGCCTCGGCTCGGCGCAGGCAGTCCTTCAGCTGCTGTAGGAGCTCACTGTGAGGGAAGCGGCGTTCTCGGGCCTCGGACTCCAAGGCCCTGAGTTCCTCCAGGCCTgggaagagagccaggcctgtgaGTTTCTGGCTCTCCCCAGGAGCCCCCTAGTTGCCAGCCACTCCCTACTTACTGCGCTTCCGCCCATCCTCCAGCTCCAGAGCTGCACGCACTTGGCTGGCCCACGTATCGAAGGACTCAGCCCGCACCTTCAGTTTATGCAGCATGGCAGGTAACTCATCCAGTGTGTATCGGTATCTGGGTGGGGGAAAGTAGGGCCGCGGCTGGCAGTCTAGACCTTCCCCAGCCTCTCTCTGTTGCCAGGAATCCCTTTGTCCTTCCCTGGGACTTACAATGATCTCGGGATCCCCAAGCACTCCCACTTTCCTTTTGTTAAGAGGCCTTTGCCACCTCCCCTCACCCCTCCAGCCCCCTCCAGCCCCTGTTCCATGACAACTCCCAATTGAAAGATAGCCAAGATCTCTGCAATCTCCTTGGAGCCTCACAACAATGTATCGAGGTAggttacagttgaggaaactgaggcagacagcggCAACTTCCCAGGGCCCCCCTCCTGGCTATCCACGGCCCTTTGTTCTCTCCCAGGCCCGAGGGCAGGGCCTCCTCCGGGCCAGCACCTGCTCACCTTAGGTACTGCTTGCTGGTGGGGCATTTGCAGAGGTCATCGATGTGGGACAGGCAGACAAGCCCGTCAGGACAGTCATAACAGGCCAATGCAGACAGGAAGCATGTTGTCTTACACTTGGCACACTGGCGCTCATCATCAGGGAGCAACTCGAAGGCTTCCCGCTCTGCCTCTGTGATGCCCTGTGCACACATGAAGGGCAGGTCACAGGGTGCCCAGCTCTCAAGGCCTCGCACAGCCCCACAGGACAGGCAGAGAACACACACAGGAAGCTTCTTGAGGCAAGCCTTCAGAAAAGAGTTGGGACCCACAGTGGGCAGACCAGCAGCCTAGCAAACCAAGCGTAAGCAGGAAAGGGGGGCTTCAGGAGGCAGAGCAGCTGAGGCCCACTCTGAATCATGCTCAGCCACCACCGCCTCTACCTGCAAGGCCCACTGTGCCCGGCGGCCTTCTAAGGCTCTGCCGCCAGCAAGGCCCAGGGAAAATGGGACAGAAGTGAGCCGAGCATAGAACAGATTGCCCCCTGGGCCTGGCCAGTCAGGTCCCGAAGCAGTGAAAAGCTTCTGGGGACACGCCTCTGCTTGACACACGGCCACACTGCTCAGGGGAGAGAATGCCATTGGGAAAAGACAAAGGCCGCAGGTTGTGCTTCATGGCGTGGCCAAGGGCGGTCAGTCAGCCACCTAATGTCATGACCCTCACTGAGGGGGCCAAagatgaaggaggagagaggaactCCGAGGAATCCAATCCCTCCTAGCACCAAGGTGGTCAGAGATAAGCCACGGAGGCAGAGCCAAAGGCTGGCATTCTCTACAGAATGGGAAGAGGGGGGACGGGATGGCAGGGCGGCTGACCGGAGGAGTTTCAAAGTCTGTCGTCCCTTCAAATCTAAAATCCACGTTCCTCCAAATGATCTTTGGTCTCTAGCCCCTAActctcctgggggggggggtgtccccCAGCGAACACGGCAGTGCCTCAAAGATGGCTAAGGCCCCCGAGGCCTCCTTGTTTCTCGCTGAAACCCCCAGGGGCTGGGGGTTGGGAGTGATCCTGGCCGGTCCTATACACAGCTCCCCACCTGGAGTTTGGCAAGGGAGCTTTCCGGCTCAAGGCATAcaactttccattcttctctattCATGTTCAGCTGGGCTTTCAGGTTGCTGAGTTTGGTGCTCCACCCACCGGGCGCACGCTCCCCTCCTCCGAGCTAAAGCCGACCCTCGATGGCTTCCAAAATCCCCAGTGAGACTGGCTCTGCTAGTCCCATGACTAACTCCAAGGGTGGACTTCtgtttcttcccctcctttccctccatACCACCAGCTGCCTTCTTTGCCCTGTGCTGGGCCCAGCTTCTCGTGTAGTCCCTGGTCCCTCCAGAGTCCTCTGAACCTCCCTTGGAGGAATGGAACATCGTCCGTGCCTTCCTGCCCCCAGCCCTTGACACACTCCCCAGTCCAGCGTAGCCTCCCAGGATTTCTCCAAGTCTCCTCTGAGGCCTCCCTCCCCCAGTCCCGCCCTGGCCCCAGGTCCCAGAGTCCCTTGTGAGCAGGGTTAGGCTGGCGGCCCACCACCCCACCAGTCATCACCTTCTCGAGGAGGGCCTTTCGTAGCCGCCGCTCCTCCTGAACCATGATGAACATCTCCTTGTGCACGGCAGCAGCCAGGTTCAGATCTAGCTTCTCCGGGCATGCAGCCATCTTGCAGATGAGTTCTTCATGGGAGAAGACACAGTAGCGCCGGAGCCGACGGTAGTGCTCGATACACTGACGCCCCGCGGGCAgctagagacagagaaggagggtgAGGCCAGCCCCAGCCCTAGCTCCAAGCTGCCCTCCTCTGGACGGCGCCCACTTCGACTCACCCAGTCAGCAGTGCAGAAGTTGACAGCTTCTGCAAAGTTGTAGCCTTGGTTGAAGCCACTGTGGTAGGCTCGGGGAAAAGTGATGACAAACTCCCCTGCACACTGATTGGTGCGGACAACCTGAGGAAAAGACAAACACGAGGCTCAGGGGAGGGGGGCAGCAGCCAACTGTAATTGCCTTCCAGGTTCCCAGAGTGGCCCAACTGACCggagattgggggtggggtggtcaGACACACCAGGGCAGAAGAAGGAGCGCTATGGAAGGCAAGTTGGAGACTGGCAAGGATGGGAGTTTGCCTAGGAAAGCCAATCTAAGATGCCCAAGGGAGAGAGGTCACAAAGCCTGTGGCAGGCGTCAGGGATGAGGTGGCATAGGCGGCTGGACCATGAAGCAAAGGGGCCCCACCTAAGACTCGCCTCTCACCTCCCACCTCAAAGAGCAGCCCACACTGCCTGCACGTGGATGGAGACAAAGcccaggagagagagaagagacacttACAAGAAAGTGGAAGGCCACAGGCTCACCACCAATGTGCTGTCCTGCCAAGCCCCGGTTCCCACCCAAcccagaaggggagagaggggtggggggtggggatgggggcaCTGACCGGCACCCCGTGCGCCATAAGTGTGTTGGGATTCATGAGAGTGACCAGCTGGTGAAGGAGATCAGGCTGGCTGTCGAATAACTCTGGTGTCAACTTCTTCATCACCTCCTCCAGGTGCTCAGCTGCAAATGACGGGACGCCGTACCACGTCTTAGGCTCGCCCCTGCCCATGGGGTAGAAGGTGGTCAAGGGCAGCAGGGTGCAGGCTGGCCCTCCCCAAGTCACCCTGCAGGACACCTGCCTGCTCACCAGTGGAGGTAGTTAATGGAGTAGCTCCAGTGGTCCTCGATGTGCCAACAGAAGGCAGAGAACACCATGCCCACATAGAGCCAGGGCACCTTCATGCCAGAGATGTCAGCATTGATGTGGCACAGGACCGATTGCTCAAGTACAGGCATGACATTCAGGTTCCAACCACTGGCTGCATACTCCTGGAGAGAGGCAGATATGTGTCAGAGGGTGGGCTGAGGCAGCAGCTTTGCCGCTGGCTTCAGGGAagccctccttttctcccctgcCCTTATGGATGGTACAGGAATGGAAAATATGTGGCATCCCCATTTTTGGGGGGATGAGACAAAGGCTTAAGAGATGAAATGGCTTGTGCTGGAGTACATGCACCCACGGGGTAGGTGGCAAGGAGCCAGAATGTGCCCCTGGGACCTTCTTGGCTCAAGGACTAGGCAGGCCCAGGCCCACCTCTTCCATGGAGCAATCACAGTCAGAAAGGCCTCTTGGCCCGACAGCGCTAACATCTGTAGTCCCGGGAGGTCAATGCCCCACAGCCGGGAGAGAATGAAGCCAGACTGGGTCTAGCGGGGCAGCAACAGTTATCACTCTCTCATCAGAACCAGCCTgaatccccccctccccccctcccccttgtGTTAGGCCTTGGCCCACACCTCCTCCTCAGGGGACAGGTGCCTTGTGCTGTCACTGATGGGGAAGCCACTGCCAAATTCCTTGGAGTGGATGTCAGCCCCATACTCTACGGTCACATCTTCTTCAATGCTGTTCACAAGACGCCAGAATTCTTTCTCCACCAACTCTGTGGGTACCATCTGCAGGTACAAAGGGGGTCGGGGAGGGTCAAACCACCTAGCCAGCTCTGGCCTTCGAGCCCTCCACCTAGAACCCACCCGGCCCGAGGCACGCACGTGCACAGGCATGTTGAAGTAGTCGGCCTTGAAGGAGTCGGCCATCTCGCCAAAGCTTTGCAGTGTGTATTCCCGCGTAGCCTGCTCAAAGCCAAAGGCCTCTGGAGGGCGTTTACATTCCTGCAAAGCAAGGCATAGCCACGGGTGGCTGCACAGCTCGGCGGTAGTAAAGTCCCAGGAGGACAGAGACATGGGAGAAGGGCACAGCCTTTCGGCCTCCCACCCACCTCCTGTGCCAAGCACCTTACCGCCATGACACACTTCGGGCAGCGCCAAATGCCCTTGGGGATCTCAGGCAGGGGTGGCAGGAGGCAAAAGATGTGGTAATTGTCATCACAGCCATCACACAGCAGAAGCTTGTCGTCTTCGTCCCCTCGGGCACACATCCGGCACACGTAGGATTCGATCTGGCCACGTGGAGGGAGGGCTTGCCACTTGGCCATACCCCACCTCCATGCCATCCAAAGCTGCCAAGACTAACCAGCTCCAATTCCCTCTGGCTCAGCTCCCCACCTTGAGCCATTTCGCTTCACCTCCCTCACGGGGGCCATTGTGTCTCTGCTAGGGCCCCCGTGGAACCACCGCACTTGGGCGACCCTACCCTTTATGTCAGGCACACACAGGGGAGAAGAAAGCGGAGCCACAGGACCCACCCAGACCTCGCCCAGCATGTcggctcctgctcctgctcctcctcctccctccctcccccaactcgTATCCCGGCTTCTTACAAACTGGGCATTGTTATGGTTCCTTCTCAGCCGCATGGTCATCTTGGTGCAGGGTTCTGGGCTATGGCTCAGCTCCTCTTTGCCATCCACAAAGGCTTTAGGGGAGGCTGGCTCCAGCTTCGGCTCTGGGCCCACCTCCTCCTTCACCACTACCGTGGGGGGACATTCGGGGCCATCCTTATCTGAGGAGGCGAGGGAGGTTGATCAGTAGGTCTCGGCAGCAGCAGTCCACCCACTCCCATCCTGGTTCCTGCTCCCTCGGAGCCGTCTCCTCACCCTTCTTCCGAAGGCTCTTATCCTTGGCCATGAGGCCCAGGCCCATCATCTTAGGGCCAGCCCCGTAGATCTGAAGCTTCTTCAGCTCAGGGTTCTTCTCAATGTCCTCTTCAGTGGGCTCCGGCTGAGGGGGTGGAAGAGAGGCACGTGGGTATGTGTAAGAAgctggggaggtgggggaaggaagcagACAGGCCCTAAGCCAAGGCCTGGGATCCCCACCAGTGCTACCCTGGGGCAGGGCCAGAGCAGCTTGGGGGAGCCTGGGACAGGCACTCACATCAGGCTGTAGCCTCTTGGCCCGCCTTCCATAGCTGTTGAACTTGGAGGGTTGTACCGACTGCCGCAGGGGGATGCTGTGGGGTTTGTACTCTTTATCCTTCTCTTCACTATCAAATGGCCTCGTGTTACACTGCTGAAGGGAGAGAACAAGAGGAAATGGCCCGGGGAGGCTTAGGGCTTTGTAGCAGGGGCAGTCAGCACACCCCTAACACCCTCGAAGGCCTGGCTAGTCACTCTCTGCCTGGAAGGCCTTGTCCCCGATTgaatccctcttcctttcccttctcccctcgaCTGAGTTCCCCAACATGCTCACAGGAGTCCTTGGTGCCTCGGGGTGGAGCCGAGCCTATCAGCCACCTTAGCCATGGACCACAAGGACGGTGCCGGCTTGGAGGCATTCAAGTAGCCAGGGAATGGGGGGGTGGGAGCCCCACTGCAGGCAGGCAGCCTCTGGGTATCAGCTAGGTCAGGACTGGCAAGGGCTCCCGGGTGCTAACCTTGCCCAACCAGTTCCAGGAAGGGAATATATATACCAAGGTGACTTCCACACCTGGCCCAGCCTTAAAAGAGGTGAGCCCAGCTTCAGTGCAATGGGGCAACAGGGATGAGAGTG contains:
- the LOC123254153 gene encoding lysine-specific demethylase 5C-like, with product VRPGGPKEIEPGPQGQVGCQLASRALDEDEAGDWQPPFAVEVDNFRFTPRIQRLNELEAQTRVKLNYLDQIAKFWEIQGSSLKIPNVERRILDLYSLSKIVVEEGGYEAISKDRRWARVAQRLNYPAGKNIGSLLRSHYERIVYPYEMYQSGANLVQCNTRPFDSEEKDKEYKPHSIPLRQSVQPSKFNSYGRRAKRLQPDPEPTEEDIEKNPELKKLQIYGAGPKMMGLGLMAKDKSLRKKDKDGPECPPTVVVKEEVGPEPKLEPASPKAFVDGKEELSHSPEPCTKMTMRLRRNHNNAQFIESYVCRMCARGDEDDKLLLCDGCDDNYHIFCLLPPLPEIPKGIWRCPKCVMAECKRPPEAFGFEQATREYTLQSFGEMADSFKADYFNMPVHMVPTELVEKEFWRLVNSIEEDVTVEYGADIHSKEFGSGFPISDSTRHLSPEEEEYAASGWNLNVMPVLEQSVLCHINADISGMKVPWLYVGMVFSAFCWHIEDHWSYSINYLHWGEPKTWYGVPSFAAEHLEEVMKKLTPELFDSQPDLLHQLVTLMNPNTLMAHGVPVVRTNQCAGEFVITFPRAYHSGFNQGYNFAEAVNFCTADWLPAGRQCIEHYRRLRRYCVFSHEELICKMAACPEKLDLNLAAAVHKEMFIMVQEERRLRKALLEKGITEAEREAFELLPDDERQCAKCKTTCFLSALACYDCPDGLVCLSHIDDLCKCPTSKQYLRYRYTLDELPAMLHKLKVRAESFDTWASQVRAALELEDGRKRSLEELRALESEARERRFPHSELLQQLKDCLRRAEACVSRALRLVSSREAGGMEPGGERRVPRAAPPHLTLEELQEFIEEMSSLPCAMHQLGEVKSILEQVEAFQAQAQTALASLPASLGHLPSLLEQAHLLGVEVPEAGQLKLQVQQAHWLDEVKRALAPPAQRGTLAVMRGLLVSGAGVAPSPAVDKARAELQELLAIAERWEEKAHLCLEARQKHPPATLEAIIREAENLPVHLPNILALKEALGKARAWIADVDEIQNGDHYPCLDDLEGLVAVGRDLPVGLEELRQLELQVLTAHSWREKASKTFLKKNSCYTLLEVLCPCADAGSESMKRDRWKREKELGLYRSDTELLGLSAQDLRDPGXXILAFKEGEQKEKEGILHLRRANATKPRPSELKLTGSPLALPSPDSPSCVCGQAPVGEGALQCDLCRDWFHGCCVSAPRLSGLRPLSPTPTAPLAWWEWDTKFLCPLCMRSRRPRLETILALLVALQKLPVRLPEGEALQCLTERAIGWQGRARRALASRDVSALLGHLAELRQRLHRSPTTPRPQPGSLAQVPLRESRDGSRNEPQVALENGDGMKNPEKASPGGSSDLELLSSLLPRLEGPVLELPEAARVPLEELMMEGDLLEVTLDENHSIWQLLQAGRPPDLPRLRTLIELEKADRQGARGRNRAPEKRRRRKGERTDLTREELEPKRARGPVPTEAEEMLEEEEDDEGEADGTRAGDDGLPPVGGTRSSSPPLSQNRPEVRPGSQRGGPSAICPLPTSPCPSEQQQL